GGCATGGCAAACCTTATCCAGATCGAGGGTCTTTAGCTCGTCGAGCGATTGAATGAGTTTCAACTCGTGCTGGCCATGATCCTCCGTGTCCAAGTGCCGGCTAAGGAATACTTCTTCAGCGGGGTCGGCACTTAGTAGTAAGAGTTTCCGGGGATGATCCGGTAGTTTCTCAGATTGGAGTGATGACAACTGGCTTACATGCTATGCGCAGGACGTCCTGAAAACAAGATCCGATTCCCGGCATCGTTTGTTCCGGATCGTGCTCTTTTCTGGCTTTTATAGTGCTCTGCCGTTGACTCGGCCGAGCCGAAAGCTTGATTTCAGAGCCCTCTCACATTTGCGGTCCTATCCGCGCTAGCCTGTTATATTATGTCTGAAGTTCGAGTTCGTTTTGCTCCCAGCCCGACAGGGTTCTTTCATATCGGCAGTGCCCGTACGGCACTGTTCAACTGGCTCTATGCCCGACACACCGGAGGTAAATTTATTCTGCGTGTCGAGGATACCGATAAAGCCCGTAATACGGAAGAAGCTTTGCGTGTCCTGGTCGAAGGGATGCGCTGGCTTGGGCTGGATTGGGATGAAGGTCCGGAAGTCGGGGGTGATTGCGGCCCCTATTTTCAGAGCGAGCGCCAGCCGATCTACGATGAGTATCTCAAGAAGTTGGAGGCCGCCGGGCGAACCTACGAGAAGGATGGGGCGATTTGGTTCAAACTCGAAGGTGAGCGTTATACCGCCTACGATGATTTTAAGAAGGCTGAAGTCGAGAAGGTGAAGACAGCGCCGGTGGTGATCGACGATGCCGTCCGCGGGCGCGTTGAGCGTGCTGAAGAAATGGATTTTGTTATCGTGCGTAAAGACGGCAGTCCCGTCTTTCACTTTGTGAACGTGGTGGACGACATCGCGATGGGCATCACGCACGTGATTCGGGGGGAGGACCACCTCTCGAATACGAGCAAGCACGTAGAACTCTTTAAAGCCTTTGGCGTCGAGCCGCCGAAATTCGCGCACATTCCCCTGATTCTCAAAGAATCCGGACCGGGTAAAATGAGTAAGCGGGACAAGGGTGCGCTGATCGAAGAGTACGAACAGCGCGGCTTTTTACCGGCGGCGGTGCGCAACTACATCTGCTTGCTGGGTTGGAGCCCGAAGGATGACCGCGAGAAAATGGATATCGGCGAAATTATCGAGCGTTTCGACTTTGCGGGGATCAACCGCGGCAACGCCCGCTTCGACGAGCAGAAGCTGTCCGCCCTGAACGCCGAGTATTTACGTGAGCTCGAAATCGGAAGTTTCACCTTTCTGGTGCGTCCCATTCTGGCTCAGGCCGGTGTTATCACGGAGGATGAGGACGAGGACTACCTGCAGGAGGTCCTGAAGCTCGCGCAGCCGAAAGCCCGATCCCTCGAGGCGCTTCCGGAGTATGTCAGCTACTTCTTCAAGGATGCGTACCCCGAGGATGAAAAAACCGCGGCCAAGATTGCCAAGAAGACCGATCCCAAAGTGTTGATTGCCGAAATTCTACCCGTCTTGGAGAATGCCCAAAGCTTTGATGCAGATAGTTTGAAATCTGCACTCGAGACCCATGCCGAGCAGCAGGGTGTCAAGGTATTCGCCTACTTCCCTGCCTTGCGTTTTGCCGTGAGCGGGCAGGGCGGCGGCCCGGATCTTTTGCCCATGCTTGAGGTGATGGGGCGCGATCGTGTGCTGGGGCGGCTGCGTGCGTTTAGCCGGTAGAGGCTGCGCTTGCGCATGCCAGAATCTTCTGCGGGATGACCGGGTATCCCGATCTGGTAAAGAAATGGCACTGCTGCGCCTCAGCCGTCGCAAGCGATGACACCACGTTTCGGTTGTGCTTGCGAAAAGCGATGATGCTTGCATTTCACCCTGCGCCCGGGCGTTTGCTATCGCGCTGCCGCTACGGTAAAAACGTTAATCCCATTAATCCCGTTGATCCGTGTCCGGTGTTTCCTGCTCGAAGCCATGGATGTGTTCGGTTTCCTTGGGGATGGTGAGTACCTTGTAGATGCACCAGATAAGTAGCCCCGTCACAGTGCCGACGGAGATCAACATGATAAGCCAGCCCGGTAAGGTCATGAACGATCCTCCTTTTTCAACTCTTTGTATTCTTTATTTTGACCGACAATGAAGACAAACAGTGCCGCCACAATGCCAATCAGGCTGACGCTCAGCCATGCCACGGTGTTGGGCTCAATAAACAAGTCACGCACATAACCGCTGTAGCTGGTCTCCCCGGTTCGCAAATCGATACCGAAAACATTCGCCGCCACCCAGAGCGAAAAGATGATGAGCAGGAAGAGGGGACTGACATACTTCATGATAAACTTGAAGGCTGCGGGAATGCGGACGGCGGCCCCCTGGTGCGCGAGTTCGAAACCTTTGTCGATCCCCAGAACCCAGCCGAATATCACAATTTGAATACTGGAGAGCACAAAGATGAGGAAGGTGCCGACCCAGAAGTCCATAGTGTCGAGGGCCTTCACGCTCTCGCTGAAATAAACGACGAAGCCACATCCAAGAGCGGTCACCAGACCGAGAAGGGCGACCGATTGCTTGCGGTTGATCTTTAAAGCTTCCTCCAGGAACGCGATGCCCGGCTGCAGCATGGAGAGCGAACTGGTCACCGCGGCGAGAAAGAGGAGGAAAAAGAAGAGAAAACCGAATAATTCCCCGAATGCCATATTGGCAAAAACCATCGGCAGGACGTTGAAGCCCAGCCCGAAGGTTCCCATGCCGGCGACTCCGGCTACCCCGAGAAAGGTCACGGCCGCGGGCAGGGTGATCAGCCCGCCCAGGGCCACCTCGCAAAACTCGTTCGCACTGGTCGCCGACAGCCCGCTGAGGACGACGTCGTCCTTCTTCGACATGTAGCTGGAGTAGGTGATAATGACCCCGAAACCCACCGACAGTGAAAAGAAAATCTGCCCGGCAGCGGCCAGCCAGAGCTGTGGGTTGAGCAGTTGTTCGACCATTCCGATGCGACGCACTCGGATGTTTTCATCCGTCTCGGCGGTCGATTTTTCCATCGCCAACTTTTCGGCGTCCACCGTTTCGTGGTCGATGATCCAGTCACCTGCTTCGTCTTTCGTCTCCACCACATGTTTGACCGGATTCCACATGAAGCCCAGTCCGTTGCTGACGTTGCGTTCCGGCATAGCTGCGTCCGGAGTGCCAAGAGTGAGCACCCGGAAGAGGATAACGATCGCGATCAACACCAGCGTAGGCATCGCGTATTTGCAGAAGATTTCGATACCCTTGGAAATGCCCCGGTAGATCAGGACAAAGTTGAGGATAAAAACGAGCAGCAGGTAGATGCCGACTTGCTTCAATCCGATGCCAAGGGCACTTCCGTTCTCCTTGATGCCGATGAAGCCGCCCCAGAAATCACTCGACTCCTCCACGGTGCCGAAATCCATGTTCCCGCAGAGGAAGTTCACCGCATAACCGAGGCACCAGGCCTCGATGTAGACGTAGTACATGTAAATGATCACCGGGATGAGCACGCCGATCACCCCCAAATACTTAAAGGCCGGCTTGCGGGTGATGTAGTTGAAAATACCCGGTGAGGAGTTAAAGCCGGCTTGTCCGCCGAAGCGCCCCATTGTCCATTCCGCCCAGCAGATGGGCAGACCGATTAGCAAAAATGCCAGGAAATAGGCGATCATGAAGGCGCCGCCCCCGTATTCGGCGGCCTGACCGGGAAACCGGAGAAAGTTGCCCAGTCCGACAGCGCTGCCAGCGACGGCCAGAATCACGCCGACTCTCGAATTCCACGATTCTTTTTTCGATCCCGCCATATCAAGCATGTATCAAGATAAAGCCTTTCAGCACATGCCAGAAAAAAATCTGCGCAAACAGAGTGACTTTATGCCCTCTCCTGTCGTAGAACTTTCATGATGTCATTAATCGACCGCTACATTTTGAAGGAGTGGCTTGTGGGCTTTGCCCTCACGC
The Coraliomargarita sinensis DNA segment above includes these coding regions:
- a CDS encoding glutamate--tRNA ligase; the protein is MSEVRVRFAPSPTGFFHIGSARTALFNWLYARHTGGKFILRVEDTDKARNTEEALRVLVEGMRWLGLDWDEGPEVGGDCGPYFQSERQPIYDEYLKKLEAAGRTYEKDGAIWFKLEGERYTAYDDFKKAEVEKVKTAPVVIDDAVRGRVERAEEMDFVIVRKDGSPVFHFVNVVDDIAMGITHVIRGEDHLSNTSKHVELFKAFGVEPPKFAHIPLILKESGPGKMSKRDKGALIEEYEQRGFLPAAVRNYICLLGWSPKDDREKMDIGEIIERFDFAGINRGNARFDEQKLSALNAEYLRELEIGSFTFLVRPILAQAGVITEDEDEDYLQEVLKLAQPKARSLEALPEYVSYFFKDAYPEDEKTAAKIAKKTDPKVLIAEILPVLENAQSFDADSLKSALETHAEQQGVKVFAYFPALRFAVSGQGGGPDLLPMLEVMGRDRVLGRLRAFSR
- a CDS encoding sodium:calcium symporter yields the protein MAGSKKESWNSRVGVILAVAGSAVGLGNFLRFPGQAAEYGGGAFMIAYFLAFLLIGLPICWAEWTMGRFGGQAGFNSSPGIFNYITRKPAFKYLGVIGVLIPVIIYMYYVYIEAWCLGYAVNFLCGNMDFGTVEESSDFWGGFIGIKENGSALGIGLKQVGIYLLLVFILNFVLIYRGISKGIEIFCKYAMPTLVLIAIVILFRVLTLGTPDAAMPERNVSNGLGFMWNPVKHVVETKDEAGDWIIDHETVDAEKLAMEKSTAETDENIRVRRIGMVEQLLNPQLWLAAAGQIFFSLSVGFGVIITYSSYMSKKDDVVLSGLSATSANEFCEVALGGLITLPAAVTFLGVAGVAGMGTFGLGFNVLPMVFANMAFGELFGFLFFFLLFLAAVTSSLSMLQPGIAFLEEALKINRKQSVALLGLVTALGCGFVVYFSESVKALDTMDFWVGTFLIFVLSSIQIVIFGWVLGIDKGFELAHQGAAVRIPAAFKFIMKYVSPLFLLIIFSLWVAANVFGIDLRTGETSYSGYVRDLFIEPNTVAWLSVSLIGIVAALFVFIVGQNKEYKELKKEDRS